One segment of Anatilimnocola aggregata DNA contains the following:
- a CDS encoding dimethylarginine dimethylaminohydrolase family protein, with product MNNAPHILMCPADHYGIEYEINPWMSRSRQADRELAQQQWRDLKALLEQVGATISLLEPVAGLPDLVFTANAAMIYRDRAILAHFRHEQRQGEEPLCDRWLSSHGFRVEKLPDGRYFEGAGDALFCGATLLAGYRIRSDIHSQQLVGKLVDSHVIPVELVDNHYYHLDTCCCPLAAGEAIWFPGAFDDYGRQAIRQAVPKLIEVSAEEAHSFACNAVVVGKHVVTNTGCPQLHRNLRAAGYTPHETPLSEFVKAGGSAKCLTLRLDGEEAASWKNAA from the coding sequence ATGAACAACGCGCCGCACATCTTGATGTGCCCAGCCGATCATTACGGGATTGAATACGAGATCAATCCGTGGATGAGCCGCAGCCGGCAAGCAGACCGTGAACTGGCCCAGCAGCAATGGCGTGACTTGAAAGCGCTGCTCGAACAAGTTGGAGCGACGATCTCGCTGCTGGAACCCGTGGCGGGACTTCCTGACTTGGTCTTCACCGCCAATGCAGCAATGATTTACCGCGACCGCGCGATTCTCGCCCACTTTCGCCACGAACAGCGACAAGGCGAAGAGCCCCTCTGCGATCGCTGGCTCAGCTCGCATGGTTTCCGAGTCGAGAAGTTACCGGATGGCCGGTACTTTGAAGGTGCCGGTGACGCTCTCTTTTGCGGCGCCACACTGCTGGCCGGATATCGCATTCGCAGCGACATTCACAGCCAGCAACTCGTGGGCAAGCTCGTCGATAGCCACGTGATTCCCGTGGAGCTAGTCGACAATCACTACTATCACCTCGATACCTGTTGCTGTCCGCTCGCTGCCGGCGAAGCCATTTGGTTTCCAGGAGCATTCGACGACTACGGCCGGCAAGCGATTCGCCAGGCAGTCCCCAAGCTGATTGAAGTCTCGGCTGAGGAGGCCCACAGCTTTGCCTGCAATGCGGTAGTCGTCGGCAAACATGTGGTGACAAATACCGGCTGCCCGCAGCTGCACCGCAACTTGCGCGCGGCCGGTTATACACCACACGAAACGCCGCTCAGCGAATTCGTGAAAGCTGGCGGGAGTGCGAAGTGCCTGACCTTGCGCCTCGATGGTGAAGAAGCAGCGAGTTGGAAAAATGCTGCCTGA
- a CDS encoding DUF1570 domain-containing protein, with amino-acid sequence MSIHTKGRFAMPFRGFVLLCALLTCSLAGAVEQVTLNQAGKQRVLTGKVMVEAEDGGLLLLTPDGKLWPIPKEEITNRRSDDKLFQPQARPEFTRQLLGSLPVGFKIHQTKHYSICYNTSPGYAQWVGALYERLYSAFYAYWSRKGAELKEPEFQLAAIVFDTRANYELFARNELGDSTKSIMGYYSLHTNLVTMYDLTGLEDLRFAGDRNSAARISQVLSQPNAERNVATIVHEATHQLAFNSGLQQRFTDTPFWVSEGLAVFFETPDLDNSKGWRNVGAVNRYNLINFRKYLRTRQPGSLGQLLSDDKRFRDPATMADAYAEGWALNYFLIRTQGEQYTKYLKTLADQTPLVMQEPAVRQEQFLKFFGGNVDELESDFLKYMRGVQ; translated from the coding sequence ATGTCCATTCATACCAAGGGTCGTTTCGCTATGCCCTTTCGCGGCTTTGTATTGCTCTGCGCCCTGCTGACTTGCTCGCTGGCCGGTGCCGTCGAGCAAGTCACCTTAAACCAGGCCGGCAAACAGCGAGTGCTTACGGGCAAGGTCATGGTCGAAGCTGAGGACGGCGGCCTGCTGCTTCTCACTCCCGACGGCAAACTCTGGCCCATTCCCAAGGAAGAAATCACCAACCGCCGTTCTGACGATAAGCTCTTTCAGCCCCAAGCGCGACCCGAGTTCACGAGGCAATTACTCGGTTCGTTGCCGGTCGGTTTCAAAATTCATCAGACCAAGCACTATTCGATTTGCTACAACACTTCGCCTGGTTATGCCCAGTGGGTCGGTGCTCTGTACGAACGACTCTACTCGGCCTTTTATGCCTATTGGTCCCGCAAAGGGGCTGAGCTCAAAGAGCCCGAATTTCAACTTGCCGCAATCGTCTTCGATACCCGCGCGAACTACGAATTGTTTGCCCGTAACGAACTGGGCGACTCGACAAAGTCGATCATGGGCTACTACAGCTTGCACACCAACCTCGTCACCATGTACGACCTCACCGGACTCGAAGACCTTCGTTTTGCCGGCGATCGCAACTCCGCCGCGCGAATCAGCCAGGTCTTGTCGCAGCCCAATGCCGAGCGAAACGTCGCGACCATCGTGCACGAAGCAACCCACCAGTTGGCCTTCAACAGCGGGCTTCAGCAGCGGTTCACCGATACGCCCTTCTGGGTCAGCGAAGGGCTTGCCGTGTTTTTCGAAACGCCCGATCTCGACAATAGCAAAGGCTGGCGCAACGTCGGTGCCGTCAATCGCTACAACTTGATCAACTTCCGCAAGTACTTAAGAACCCGCCAACCCGGTTCTCTCGGTCAACTCCTGTCCGACGATAAGCGGTTTCGCGATCCGGCAACCATGGCAGACGCGTATGCCGAAGGCTGGGCACTCAACTACTTTCTTATTCGCACCCAAGGTGAGCAGTACACCAAGTACCTCAAGACGCTCGCCGATCAAACGCCGCTGGTGATGCAAGAGCCAGCCGTTCGCCAAGAGCAGTTTCTCAAGTTCTTTGGTGGCAACGTCGACGAACTCGAAAGCGACTTCCTCAAGTACATGCGCGGCGTGCAGTAA